Part of the bacterium genome is shown below.
CATGCAGGCTCAGCAGCGCAATCTCGACAACACCGCGAGCAACATCGCCAATGCCAACACTACCGGCTATAAGCGCAGCCGCATCGAGTTCCAAGACTTGATTTACGAAAACGTGCGCATTCCCGCTCCGACGGATCAGGGCACCTCGCTGCCCGTTCCACTGCAAATCGGCGGCGGCACGCGCGTTGTCGCCAGTGTGAAGAACTTCGAGATGGGAACGCCGCAGGAAACCGGAAACCCTCTCGACCTGATGGTTCGCGGCGACGGATTCTTTCAAGTGCTGATGCCCGATGGTACGCTGGGATACACGCGCGATGGTTCATGGAAGCTCACGGCCGAAGGTCAGATCGTCAACGCGCAGGGCCTGCCGATGGAACCGCCGATCAACATCCCGAGCGACGCCACGTCGGTCATGATTTCGCCCGAGGGCCGGGTGTCGGTGATGACCCAAGGCAATACAGATCCCAGTGAAATCGGTCAGATCGAAGTCGCGCGCTTCGTCAATCCCGCGGGCTTGTTGAGCGACGGCGGCAATCTCTACACACAAACGGTGTCGTCGGGCGATCCGTTGACGGCGACCCCTGGCGCAGACGGCACAGGAACGATCGAACAGGGTTACCTGGAAGCGTCAAACGTCAAGATCGTTAACGAAATGATCAATCTGATAACGGCGCAGCGCGGCTACGAACTGAATTCGCGCGCGATCCGCACCGCTGACGATATGATTAACATTGCCACGCAGCTCAAACGCTAATGCTGCGTGAACTGGTCCTTCTGCTTAGCCTGTTTCCACTAATGAGTCTCGCGCAAGACATGACGCGCCTCGAACGCCTGATTGCCGCCACATGGGCACCGCATCAGGTCGCGTGCCAATGGGAGCCGGTGTTTGGCGATGCGGCCGCGCTGGAGTCGTGGATAGAAGTGAT
Proteins encoded:
- the flgG gene encoding flagellar basal-body rod protein FlgG, with the protein product MIKALYTSASGMQAQQRNLDNTASNIANANTTGYKRSRIEFQDLIYENVRIPAPTDQGTSLPVPLQIGGGTRVVASVKNFEMGTPQETGNPLDLMVRGDGFFQVLMPDGTLGYTRDGSWKLTAEGQIVNAQGLPMEPPINIPSDATSVMISPEGRVSVMTQGNTDPSEIGQIEVARFVNPAGLLSDGGNLYTQTVSSGDPLTATPGADGTGTIEQGYLEASNVKIVNEMINLITAQRGYELNSRAIRTADDMINIATQLKR